In a genomic window of Urocitellus parryii isolate mUroPar1 chromosome 2, mUroPar1.hap1, whole genome shotgun sequence:
- the Ccnl1 gene encoding cyclin-L1 isoform X1 → MASGPHPTAAAAATSAAPSAGGPGSGATAATTAATGGILIGDRLYSEVSLTIDHSLIPEERLSPTPSMQDGLDLPSETDLRILGCELIQAAGILLRLPQVAMATGQVLFHRFFYSKSFVKHSFEIVAMACINLASKIEEAPRRIRDVINVFHHLRQLRGKRTPSPLILDQNYINTKNQVIKAERRVLKELGFCVHVKHPHKIIVMYLQVLECERNQTLVQTAWNYMNDSLRTNVFVRFQPETIACACIYLAARALQIPLPTRPHWFLLFGTTEEEIQEICIETLRLYTRKKPNYELLEKEVEKRKVALQEAKLKAKGLNPDGTPALSTLGGFSPASKPSSPREVKAEEKSPISISVKTVKKEPEDRQQASKSPYNGVRKDSKRSRNSRSASRSRSRTRSRSRSHTPRRHYNNRRSRSGTYSSRSRSRSRSHSESPRRHHNHGSPHLKAKHTREDLKSSNRHGHKRKKSRSRSQSKTRDHSDAAKKHRHERGHHRDRRERSRSFERSHKGKHHGGSRSGHSRHRR, encoded by the exons ATGGCGTCCGGGCCTCACCCGACcgcggccgccgccgccaccTCGGCCGCCCCCAGCGCGGGCGGCCCCGGCTCCGGCGCGACGGCCGCCACCACGGCGGCGACGGGCGGCATCCTGATCGGCGACCGGCTGTACTCGGAGGTGTCGCTCACCATCGACCACTCGCTGATCCCGGAGGAGAGGCTGTCGCCCACGCCGTCCATGCAGGACGGGCTGGACCTGCCCAGCGAGACGGACCTGCGTATCCTGGGCTGCGAGCTCATCCAGGCCGCTGGCATCCTCCTGCGCCTGCCGCAG GTGGCGATGGCGACGGGGCAGGTGCTGTTTCACCGTTTCTTCTACTCCAAGTCCTTCGTCAAGCATAGCTTCGAG ATTGTTGCCATGGCCTGTATTAATCTCGCTTCGAAGATCGAAGAAGCACCCCGAAGAATAAGAGATGTGATTAATGTATTCCACCATCTCCGCCAGTTAAGAGGAAAAAG GACTCCAAGCCCCCTGATCCTTGATCAGAACTACATTAACACCAAAAATCAAGTTATCAAAGCAGAAAGGAGGGTGCTAAAGGAGTTGGGATTTTGTGTTCATGTCAAGCATCCCCATAAG ATCATTGTTATGTATTTACAAGTCTTAGAATGTGAACGTAATCAAACCCTGGTTCAAACTGCCTG gaaTTATATGAATGACAGTCTTCGAACCAATGTTTTTGTTCGCTTTCAACCAGAGACTATAGCATGTGCTTGCATCTACCTTGCAGCTAGAGCACTTCAG ATTCCATTGCCAACTCGCCCCCATTGGTTTCTTCTCTTTGGTACTACAGAAGAGGAGATCCAGGAGATCTGCATAGAGACACTTAGGCTTTACACCAGAAAAAAG CCTAATTATGAATTGttagaaaaagaagtagaaaaaaggaAAGTAGCCTTGCAGGAAGCCAAATTAAAAGCAAAGGGATTGAATCCTGATGGAACTCCAGCCCTTTCAACCCTTGGTGGATTTTCTCCAGCCTCTAAACCAT CATCACCAAGAGAAGTGAAAGCTGAAGAAAAGTCACCCATTTCCATTAGTGTGAAGACTGTCAAAAAGGAACCTGAGGATAGACAGCAGGCATCCAAAAGCCCTTATAATGG tgtaaGAAAAGATAGCAAGAGAAGTAGAAATAGCAGAAGTGCTAGTCGATCAAGGTCAAGAACACGGTCACGTTCTAGATCCCATACTCCAAGAAGACA TTATAATAATAGGCGGAGTCGATCTGGAACATACAGCTCAAGATCAAGAAGCAGGTCCCGCAGTCATAGTGAAAGCCCTCGAAGACATCATAATCATGGTTCTCCTCACCTTAAAGCCAAGCATACCAGAGAGgatttaaaaagttcaaatagACATGGtcataaaaggaaaaagtctCGTTCTCGATCTCAGAGCAAGACTCGGGATCACTCAGATGCTGCCAAGAAACACAGGCATGAAAGGGGACATCATAGGGACAGGCGCGAAAGATCGCGCTCCTTTGAGAGGTCCCATAAAGGGAAGCACCATGGTGGCAGTCGCTCAGGACACAGCAGGCACAGGCGCTGA
- the Ccnl1 gene encoding cyclin-L1 isoform X2 — MKLSSWQQTPSPLILDQNYINTKNQVIKAERRVLKELGFCVHVKHPHKIIVMYLQVLECERNQTLVQTAWNYMNDSLRTNVFVRFQPETIACACIYLAARALQIPLPTRPHWFLLFGTTEEEIQEICIETLRLYTRKKPNYELLEKEVEKRKVALQEAKLKAKGLNPDGTPALSTLGGFSPASKPSSPREVKAEEKSPISISVKTVKKEPEDRQQASKSPYNGVRKDSKRSRNSRSASRSRSRTRSRSRSHTPRRHYNNRRSRSGTYSSRSRSRSRSHSESPRRHHNHGSPHLKAKHTREDLKSSNRHGHKRKKSRSRSQSKTRDHSDAAKKHRHERGHHRDRRERSRSFERSHKGKHHGGSRSGHSRHRR; from the exons ATGAAGCTGTCGTCATGGCAACA GACTCCAAGCCCCCTGATCCTTGATCAGAACTACATTAACACCAAAAATCAAGTTATCAAAGCAGAAAGGAGGGTGCTAAAGGAGTTGGGATTTTGTGTTCATGTCAAGCATCCCCATAAG ATCATTGTTATGTATTTACAAGTCTTAGAATGTGAACGTAATCAAACCCTGGTTCAAACTGCCTG gaaTTATATGAATGACAGTCTTCGAACCAATGTTTTTGTTCGCTTTCAACCAGAGACTATAGCATGTGCTTGCATCTACCTTGCAGCTAGAGCACTTCAG ATTCCATTGCCAACTCGCCCCCATTGGTTTCTTCTCTTTGGTACTACAGAAGAGGAGATCCAGGAGATCTGCATAGAGACACTTAGGCTTTACACCAGAAAAAAG CCTAATTATGAATTGttagaaaaagaagtagaaaaaaggaAAGTAGCCTTGCAGGAAGCCAAATTAAAAGCAAAGGGATTGAATCCTGATGGAACTCCAGCCCTTTCAACCCTTGGTGGATTTTCTCCAGCCTCTAAACCAT CATCACCAAGAGAAGTGAAAGCTGAAGAAAAGTCACCCATTTCCATTAGTGTGAAGACTGTCAAAAAGGAACCTGAGGATAGACAGCAGGCATCCAAAAGCCCTTATAATGG tgtaaGAAAAGATAGCAAGAGAAGTAGAAATAGCAGAAGTGCTAGTCGATCAAGGTCAAGAACACGGTCACGTTCTAGATCCCATACTCCAAGAAGACA TTATAATAATAGGCGGAGTCGATCTGGAACATACAGCTCAAGATCAAGAAGCAGGTCCCGCAGTCATAGTGAAAGCCCTCGAAGACATCATAATCATGGTTCTCCTCACCTTAAAGCCAAGCATACCAGAGAGgatttaaaaagttcaaatagACATGGtcataaaaggaaaaagtctCGTTCTCGATCTCAGAGCAAGACTCGGGATCACTCAGATGCTGCCAAGAAACACAGGCATGAAAGGGGACATCATAGGGACAGGCGCGAAAGATCGCGCTCCTTTGAGAGGTCCCATAAAGGGAAGCACCATGGTGGCAGTCGCTCAGGACACAGCAGGCACAGGCGCTGA